A part of Prolixibacteraceae bacterium genomic DNA contains:
- a CDS encoding TOMM precursor leader peptide-binding protein, which translates to MMNKYDIFKDETHQCYQLRTKTQTYLLEFDEEEKEKIFLDIVQELQNKPSLNLKALKGKLSKTHQDDAKILEVLSILKEYQLLSYEMMTDLDPTSTEAEYIPNGTHDKKLAIIGEGDITDKIKRLAKEHKFKSIKTFDYSPKQKIENIINEFDFILVDASHWSPFHLEQINKFALKSHTPWLFIGGIEEMSLKIGPLFYGKETGCYECLISRYKSAHDYPDYLSSYETHLKTHQKGSVREQIPNMLIAENIIANIAMTEVLNFFDTWALPNTWRNIIDINFMTLQSEHHALLKKPYCESCKPELKYNTAPWLEPITLK; encoded by the coding sequence ATGATGAACAAGTACGATATCTTTAAAGATGAAACACATCAGTGTTATCAGCTTAGGACAAAAACACAAACCTATTTATTAGAGTTTGATGAAGAGGAGAAAGAAAAGATCTTTCTAGATATAGTACAAGAGTTGCAAAACAAACCATCTTTAAATCTTAAAGCGCTTAAGGGAAAGTTATCAAAAACGCATCAAGACGATGCAAAGATCTTAGAGGTTCTATCAATTCTTAAAGAGTACCAGCTGCTATCCTATGAAATGATGACCGATTTAGATCCGACATCCACAGAAGCGGAATACATTCCCAATGGCACACATGATAAAAAGCTTGCCATAATTGGAGAAGGAGATATCACCGATAAAATAAAGCGGTTAGCCAAAGAGCATAAATTTAAAAGCATAAAAACCTTTGACTACTCTCCGAAACAAAAGATAGAGAATATTATCAACGAATTTGATTTCATTCTTGTTGATGCATCCCATTGGTCACCTTTTCATCTCGAGCAGATCAACAAATTTGCATTAAAAAGTCATACACCATGGCTATTTATAGGAGGTATTGAAGAGATGTCATTAAAGATCGGACCTCTTTTTTATGGAAAAGAGACTGGATGTTACGAATGTCTTATCAGCAGATATAAAAGTGCACACGACTACCCAGACTACTTAAGTAGTTATGAAACCCATTTAAAAACACATCAAAAAGGGAGTGTAAGGGAGCAGATTCCAAATATGCTTATTGCTGAAAACATCATTGCAAATATCGCAATGACCGAAGTATTGAATTTCTTTGACACATGGGCACTTCCCAATACGTGGAGAAACATTATTGATATCAATTTCATGACCTTACAGTCAGAACATCATGCACTTCTAAAAAAGCCATATTGTGAATCTTGTAAGCCTGAACTAAAATATAATACAGCCCCTTGGCTTGAACCAATCACCCTTAAATAG
- a CDS encoding helix-turn-helix domain-containing protein, whose protein sequence is MTFLEHKEKLEHLLELVTKGRCFALQDVAEKFQCSRRTVKRMLSQLRHEGHNISYCPSSKRFYLE, encoded by the coding sequence ATGACATTTCTAGAACATAAAGAAAAGTTAGAACACCTGCTAGAGTTAGTAACAAAAGGAAGATGTTTCGCACTTCAAGATGTAGCAGAAAAGTTTCAATGTAGTAGAAGAACTGTGAAAAGAATGCTATCTCAACTTAGACATGAAGGACACAATATCTCATACTGTCCATCTTCCAAACGATTCTATCTAGAATGA
- a CDS encoding ABC transporter ATP-binding protein codes for MEKMIQIKDLHYKVSNKEILKGVDLEINEGDIFALLGVNGSGKSTLIDLVLKDISPSKGEVIYSNKISPKFDNVGVVYDKLPLFMVFTVDETIKYFCAIYRTSFKEIEKRYYRLFQLTEIRKSLVEKLSHGEKKRLCLLLSILTPKELLILDEPFANLDPPMIELMWKTLKNESQTIFFSTHHWKEVQHVATKVAFIHQGHIIGQVDSPKNILSQFDNKKVVISSSAKSELLMEELKTQQHYLLDEEIHLLQSPENGALDLVTKHQMNYSIQDVTIIDAYLFEGNKLR; via the coding sequence ATGGAAAAGATGATACAAATAAAAGACCTTCATTATAAAGTTTCGAATAAAGAGATCCTGAAAGGTGTCGATCTAGAGATTAACGAAGGTGATATTTTTGCACTACTTGGTGTCAATGGATCTGGGAAATCTACCCTAATTGATCTTGTACTTAAAGATATATCTCCATCAAAAGGAGAGGTGATCTACAGCAATAAGATAAGTCCAAAATTCGATAACGTAGGGGTTGTATATGATAAGCTGCCTCTCTTTATGGTATTCACTGTAGACGAAACCATCAAATATTTTTGTGCCATTTACAGAACCTCATTTAAGGAGATCGAGAAGAGGTACTATCGTCTTTTCCAGCTCACGGAGATCCGAAAGTCTCTTGTAGAGAAGCTATCTCATGGAGAAAAAAAACGACTCTGTCTGCTCCTATCAATACTTACTCCGAAAGAGTTATTGATTCTTGACGAGCCCTTTGCCAACCTTGACCCTCCAATGATAGAGTTGATGTGGAAAACATTAAAAAATGAGAGTCAAACCATATTCTTCTCTACTCACCATTGGAAAGAAGTACAACATGTTGCAACCAAGGTTGCCTTTATTCATCAAGGGCATATTATAGGCCAAGTTGACTCTCCTAAGAATATTCTATCTCAATTCGATAACAAAAAGGTAGTAATCAGTAGTAGTGCAAAGAGTGAACTATTAATGGAAGAGCTAAAGACACAACAACACTACCTTTTAGATGAAGAGATCCATCTACTACAGTCTCCTGAAAATGGAGCTCTTGATTTAGTGACAAAACACCAAATGAACTACTCAATCCAAGATGTAACGATTATCGATGCCTATCTTTTTGAAGGCAATAAACTAAGATAA
- a CDS encoding SagB family peptide dehydrogenase gives MNIKEIRNRYQEKDGGMYGKRNIENSLAMLYHENSKFTTYSARIEGQKIMGFNNEFVNKRAYQPYKCYPNTTRIDLNDYKNTPLKKDLISVLNQRRSVRQYNDTYKISLSEITTLLYNSYGVSNQQKLNNVGRDAHMGLRNVPSGGGLFPLEAYLVIQNAHIPSGLYHYRSDINQLECLKEGDFKQDLANIIQAEPYVQIKDASMVVLLTGVVERSIIKYGERGYRFMLQESGEVAQTLSILGEALDLGSCILGGYLDDKVNSFIGIDGVFESINNVIVFGGKTK, from the coding sequence ATGAATATCAAAGAAATAAGAAACAGGTATCAAGAGAAAGATGGAGGTATGTACGGCAAACGTAATATCGAAAACTCTTTGGCCATGTTATATCACGAAAACAGCAAATTTACCACATATTCGGCACGTATTGAAGGTCAAAAGATCATGGGATTCAATAACGAGTTTGTTAATAAAAGAGCATATCAACCTTATAAATGCTATCCAAACACAACTCGTATTGACCTGAATGACTACAAAAACACGCCTCTAAAAAAAGACTTAATCTCGGTTCTAAACCAAAGGAGGAGTGTACGTCAATACAATGATACATACAAGATCTCTCTAAGTGAGATTACCACATTACTCTATAACTCATATGGAGTAAGCAACCAACAAAAGCTAAATAATGTTGGTCGAGATGCACATATGGGCTTAAGAAATGTTCCATCGGGTGGAGGTCTATTTCCACTAGAGGCATACCTTGTTATTCAAAATGCACATATCCCATCTGGACTTTATCACTATCGTTCCGATATCAATCAATTGGAATGTCTCAAAGAGGGTGATTTTAAACAAGATCTTGCCAACATAATACAAGCAGAGCCATATGTACAGATTAAAGACGCATCGATGGTTGTACTCCTCACAGGAGTTGTAGAGCGCTCTATCATCAAATATGGTGAAAGGGGATATCGATTCATGCTCCAAGAGAGTGGTGAGGTTGCACAAACACTATCAATACTAGGCGAAGCATTAGACCTTGGCTCCTGTATTCTTGGTGGATATTTAGATGACAAAGTCAACTCATTTATTGGAATAGATGGAGTCTTCGAGTCCATAAATAATGTGATTGTATTTGGAGGTAAAACAAAATAA
- a CDS encoding ABC transporter permease — MAKIIFYSIFYQIKASLRVKQSAFFSLVFPIFLFLVFTNLWSQGDEEYVAFLFTGVIGSTIASDGLFAVGPVVKSYYSTGLLHYLRKMPFNILFHFMGLIINRFCMLCMTFMLLSIASYLSFGYLPSLLQTGQIFIGILIGITTFSFVGLSVTFIGLKQESNFSMMNLIYFIVLFTSNAFYVVGDFNKVMSTISSVLPLNPVLELLRTGKFSISLLLWLIIPIILFSFLFKKIKYRR, encoded by the coding sequence ATGGCTAAGATTATTTTTTACTCCATATTCTACCAAATTAAAGCTTCGCTACGTGTCAAACAGTCTGCGTTCTTTTCTTTGGTTTTTCCTATCTTCCTCTTTCTTGTTTTTACCAACCTTTGGTCTCAAGGAGATGAAGAGTATGTAGCATTTCTATTCACAGGAGTGATAGGTTCCACCATCGCTAGCGATGGACTATTCGCAGTAGGTCCCGTGGTAAAAAGTTATTATAGCACAGGACTTTTACACTACCTCAGGAAGATGCCTTTCAATATCCTATTCCATTTTATGGGGCTAATAATCAATCGGTTTTGTATGCTATGCATGACCTTTATGCTTCTATCCATAGCCTCATATCTTAGTTTTGGTTATCTACCTTCACTACTTCAGACAGGGCAGATATTTATTGGAATACTTATTGGTATAACAACTTTCTCATTTGTTGGTTTGTCTGTCACATTCATCGGATTAAAACAGGAGTCCAATTTTAGCATGATGAACTTGATATACTTTATCGTACTATTTACAAGTAATGCCTTTTATGTTGTTGGTGATTTTAATAAGGTGATGAGTACTATATCAAGTGTCCTTCCTCTAAATCCAGTGTTAGAACTGTTGCGTACAGGAAAGTTCTCTATTAGTCTATTGTTATGGCTGATCATACCAATCATTCTATTCTCCTTTTTGTTCAAAAAAATCAAATATCGCAGATGA
- a CDS encoding TonB-dependent receptor, which yields MKTLHLYIFTIISFALSLNVSAQSTTISGFIKDEVSKEPIVGATIFDPSSSKGCATNSEGYFSMFLPANKITLVIRSIGYSTKEITVSYTDNNPINILITPKTITTKEVKIEGEHKITSIRSIQTSAHSISPIELQSLPSLGGEKDIVKALQMLPGVTSGSEGSSSLVVRGGSPDQNLFLIDGVPIYNASHILGLFSVFTPEAISNVDFYKGGFPAQYGGRLSSVVDVSMKEGNRNHFTGDISIGTISSKALIEGPINKGKGAFIITGRRTYFDILAGPFIKNQNNFSSGEWEDKMTKLKLFFYDVTGKLTYQLSPKSKLFASFYKGKDRSGSEFEEKKNDNSQFFNYGQDIQWGNTSASLRWNHIHSSNYYSNFRVYMAQYKYMTTNESEQASQYNNTSSYKTEYSSIVTDWGLKYDGHWLASEKSKINWELTGIYHQFTPGKREQNSSNNGTSQTIEQGSDDLSTKELGSSIEWEVDPVKNIKARVGLRYSLYHTQNTTFHSYQPRISLRFMPTHFLSLKASYDYMQQPIHLLAQNSLDLGASIWVPATDKVSPGKSQQLTVGLSIQLSPQWLFSAEGWTKKLENQIEYRYGYYDSSSHWEDEITTGQGRASGIDFLIRKREGKTRGWISYTYSRNERQFDQLNNGQWYSYRYDRTHDFKVVAQHNFSKKVNIGLNYIHSTGYPFTVPESYFSSKIVKDFWDSSRKGYVVSSINNQRMNSYHRLDLSISFNKERRKGTRTWTFGVYNVYNRKNPYNYLIDYPDAERIRIREYSIFSIIPSITYRFNFK from the coding sequence ATGAAAACATTACATCTATATATATTCACCATCATCTCCTTCGCGCTATCTCTTAATGTGTCGGCACAGTCCACCACAATATCTGGGTTTATAAAAGACGAAGTAAGTAAAGAACCAATTGTTGGAGCGACAATATTTGATCCATCAAGTTCTAAAGGATGCGCCACAAATTCCGAAGGATATTTCTCAATGTTTTTACCAGCGAACAAAATAACACTCGTTATTAGATCTATTGGCTACTCCACAAAAGAGATTACCGTAAGTTATACGGATAACAACCCAATAAACATACTAATCACTCCTAAGACGATTACAACAAAGGAAGTCAAGATAGAAGGGGAACACAAAATTACAAGTATTCGAAGCATCCAGACTAGTGCACACTCCATTTCTCCTATTGAACTTCAGTCGTTGCCCTCTTTAGGTGGTGAAAAAGATATAGTGAAAGCACTACAGATGCTGCCTGGAGTAACAAGTGGATCTGAAGGGAGCAGTTCACTTGTCGTAAGAGGAGGAAGCCCAGATCAAAACCTATTTCTAATTGATGGAGTACCAATCTATAATGCTTCTCATATTTTAGGACTTTTCTCTGTATTTACTCCAGAAGCCATCTCTAATGTAGATTTTTATAAAGGAGGATTTCCAGCACAATATGGTGGACGTCTATCATCTGTAGTGGATGTTTCTATGAAAGAGGGAAATAGAAATCATTTCACTGGAGATATCTCTATAGGAACCATATCGAGCAAAGCATTAATCGAAGGACCTATCAACAAAGGGAAAGGAGCATTTATAATTACAGGAAGAAGAACTTACTTTGATATTCTAGCAGGTCCATTCATTAAGAATCAAAACAACTTTAGTAGTGGTGAGTGGGAGGACAAAATGACCAAACTCAAACTATTTTTCTATGATGTAACTGGCAAATTAACCTATCAATTATCTCCCAAATCCAAACTATTTGCTAGCTTCTATAAAGGAAAAGATCGTTCTGGGTCAGAGTTTGAGGAGAAAAAAAATGATAACAGTCAGTTCTTTAACTATGGACAGGACATACAATGGGGGAACACTTCGGCCTCATTAAGATGGAACCATATACACTCTTCTAACTACTACAGTAATTTTAGAGTTTACATGGCACAATACAAATACATGACAACTAATGAAAGTGAACAAGCTAGTCAATATAATAATACAAGTTCCTATAAAACAGAATATTCATCTATCGTAACGGACTGGGGGTTAAAATATGATGGACACTGGCTGGCCTCGGAAAAGAGTAAGATAAATTGGGAGCTAACAGGTATATATCACCAATTTACACCTGGAAAGAGAGAACAAAATTCAAGCAATAATGGGACATCTCAAACTATCGAACAAGGATCTGATGATCTCTCTACCAAAGAGCTTGGCTCATCAATAGAATGGGAAGTGGACCCCGTGAAGAATATTAAAGCAAGGGTCGGGCTGAGATATTCATTATATCACACCCAAAACACCACCTTCCATAGCTATCAACCCCGCATCTCCTTGCGCTTCATGCCTACGCATTTTCTTTCATTAAAGGCATCATACGACTATATGCAGCAACCAATTCACCTACTAGCCCAGAATAGCCTTGATCTAGGAGCATCCATTTGGGTCCCCGCTACAGATAAGGTAAGCCCAGGGAAAAGTCAACAATTAACAGTCGGTCTATCCATACAATTATCTCCACAATGGTTATTCTCAGCAGAAGGATGGACTAAAAAACTAGAAAATCAAATAGAGTATCGCTATGGTTATTATGATTCATCATCCCATTGGGAAGACGAAATCACTACTGGACAAGGAAGAGCATCAGGAATAGATTTCTTAATTCGCAAAAGAGAAGGAAAAACAAGAGGTTGGATCTCTTACACATACAGTAGAAATGAACGCCAATTTGATCAGTTAAACAATGGACAATGGTACTCATATCGCTACGATCGAACCCATGATTTTAAAGTGGTAGCACAACACAACTTTTCGAAAAAAGTAAATATTGGATTAAACTATATTCACTCTACAGGTTACCCATTCACCGTCCCTGAAAGTTACTTTTCATCTAAAATAGTAAAAGACTTCTGGGATTCTAGCAGAAAGGGGTACGTTGTTTCAAGTATCAATAACCAACGAATGAATAGCTATCATCGTTTGGATCTATCTATCTCTTTCAATAAAGAGAGGCGTAAAGGTACAAGAACATGGACTTTCGGAGTCTACAATGTGTATAATAGAAAAAACCCATATAATTATCTTATTGATTATCCTGATGCAGAGAGAATCCGTATTAGAGAATATTCAATCTTTAGCATTATTCCAAGTATAACCTATCGTTTCAACTTTAAGTAA
- a CDS encoding TonB-dependent receptor yields the protein MSRWRGIACLSLLLITVSAWGQKRENRPTQWIEGTIVDNITSSPIEDVEIAVKGMQEESVKSDSIGHFKISVPIGRQHIILSHISYKSTIETLLLNTAQPKQVVWSLDLRPENLIDEVVVKSSVPKSEAQNKMAYASGRMFSVEEANRYAGTLGDPARMAQSYAGVNAAQDERNDLIIRGNSPIGVQWKVDGYEIPNPNHYGGIGLTGNRVTLLNMNLMTNSDFLTAAFPAEYSNALAGVFDLSFENRQPKNQFWGQVGWNGFEAGAKGPISKNGSYMVCYRYSFLDVMKKLGMNTKIDPKYQDFTSKLVIPLGEKIDLSLLTLVGNSSFTRDDHNNLSAIATKGQYLNTSADMLFQGASIKYQWNNQNHITWRASYLDNGVKTTSEWFNKESDHRTPEWDENSTQKRYATALDYQFNNYQNHLLRMGVKWDSYDAHLKQSGHDASLQFRPLTNHKDWLHLFRIYIQDAIKITPTLQATLGLNYQYLLYNNSYSIEPRAALKLQTGTRSYVSLAYGRHAQIQPFTTYFTESLDQSLPNKNLDLSKADHFVLSYNQNLSTYLNLKVEAYYQHLFNTPVENNPNSIFSLINTGAADYIPAKDNLVNEGLGRNYGVEMTLEKYMQNNYYYMITGTLFRSQYQTLEQKWRSSAFDAKYMLNLLGGYELWTTSTFAIGADLKVTFAGGRPYIPIDEKVSKETNTIILDGTHAYEQRYNNYFRTDLKLYYRQNLSKVYLEFAVDLQNITNHKNIDYQRYDIAAGRYINYYQTMFFPMYTFKVLF from the coding sequence ATGAGTAGATGGAGAGGAATTGCATGTTTATCACTACTATTAATAACAGTTTCAGCATGGGGGCAGAAACGAGAAAATAGACCTACACAGTGGATCGAAGGAACCATTGTCGACAATATCACATCAAGTCCGATAGAAGATGTCGAGATTGCAGTCAAGGGGATGCAAGAAGAGTCTGTAAAATCGGATTCTATCGGACACTTCAAAATTAGTGTTCCAATTGGGAGACAACACATTATACTATCTCATATTAGCTATAAGTCAACCATAGAGACACTTCTTTTAAACACCGCCCAACCCAAGCAAGTCGTATGGTCTCTCGACTTGAGACCGGAAAATCTTATTGACGAGGTGGTCGTAAAAAGTTCAGTTCCAAAGAGTGAAGCCCAAAACAAGATGGCTTATGCCAGTGGTCGTATGTTCTCTGTGGAAGAAGCAAACAGATATGCAGGCACATTAGGTGATCCAGCTCGTATGGCACAAAGCTACGCTGGGGTCAATGCTGCCCAAGACGAACGCAATGATCTGATCATTCGTGGAAACTCCCCTATTGGTGTACAGTGGAAAGTGGATGGTTATGAAATACCTAATCCAAATCACTATGGAGGTATCGGATTAACAGGCAATAGGGTGACACTACTCAATATGAACCTAATGACAAACTCTGACTTCCTTACTGCCGCTTTCCCTGCAGAATACAGCAATGCACTTGCTGGAGTTTTCGATCTCTCTTTCGAGAACAGACAACCTAAGAATCAGTTCTGGGGACAGGTCGGATGGAATGGATTCGAAGCAGGAGCCAAAGGCCCAATTAGTAAAAATGGAAGTTATATGGTCTGCTATAGATACTCATTTCTAGATGTCATGAAAAAACTAGGGATGAATACCAAGATAGATCCTAAATACCAAGATTTCACCTCTAAATTAGTAATACCTCTAGGTGAAAAAATAGATCTATCTTTACTTACGTTGGTAGGTAACAGCTCATTTACGCGAGATGATCACAACAACCTCTCGGCCATTGCTACTAAGGGACAATATCTCAATACAAGTGCCGACATGCTCTTTCAGGGAGCCAGCATAAAGTACCAATGGAACAACCAAAATCATATCACTTGGAGAGCATCTTACCTAGACAATGGAGTGAAAACAACTTCCGAATGGTTCAATAAAGAGAGTGATCATAGAACACCCGAATGGGACGAAAACTCTACCCAGAAGAGATATGCAACAGCACTAGACTATCAATTCAACAACTATCAAAACCATCTACTACGCATGGGCGTCAAATGGGATAGTTACGATGCCCATTTAAAACAATCAGGCCATGATGCATCTTTACAGTTCCGACCACTTACCAACCATAAAGATTGGCTACACCTTTTTCGCATCTACATCCAAGATGCCATCAAGATCACCCCTACACTACAAGCAACTTTAGGATTAAACTACCAATATCTTCTATACAACAATAGTTATAGTATAGAACCTAGAGCAGCACTAAAACTGCAAACAGGAACTCGTAGTTATGTCTCATTAGCATATGGCAGACATGCCCAAATACAGCCATTCACTACCTATTTTACGGAGTCACTTGATCAATCACTACCCAACAAAAACTTAGATCTATCCAAGGCCGATCATTTTGTACTAAGTTATAATCAAAACTTAAGTACCTATCTGAATTTAAAGGTAGAAGCATATTATCAACACCTGTTTAATACTCCTGTGGAAAACAATCCGAACTCCATATTTTCTCTCATAAATACGGGAGCTGCCGACTATATTCCAGCCAAAGACAATCTCGTTAATGAGGGATTGGGAAGAAACTATGGTGTAGAGATGACACTAGAGAAGTACATGCAGAACAACTACTACTATATGATTACGGGAACCCTTTTTCGATCCCAATACCAGACACTTGAACAGAAATGGAGGAGTAGTGCTTTTGATGCCAAATATATGCTCAACCTATTAGGAGGATATGAACTATGGACCACCTCCACCTTTGCTATTGGCGCCGACTTAAAAGTGACTTTTGCAGGAGGTAGACCATATATACCAATAGATGAAAAAGTATCAAAAGAGACCAATACCATCATATTGGATGGAACACATGCTTATGAACAGAGGTATAACAACTATTTCAGAACAGACCTCAAACTATACTATCGACAGAACCTCTCAAAGGTATATCTTGAGTTTGCTGTGGATCTACAAAACATCACCAACCATAAAAACATTGACTATCAAAGATATGATATAGCAGCAGGCAGATACATTAACTATTACCAAACCATGTTCTTTCCGATGTACACATTTAAAGTTCTATTCTAA
- a CDS encoding YcaO-like family protein, with amino-acid sequence MAVTTLVNVLKTISSEVGILQHVVSSTRLNGDPKLQGWGILPSDTRYLNAESFGGQSAGCATEWEEAMLGTIGETVERYAPTFHNPEEEIFSSYKDLDKNGINPSEFALFHHSQYKTFEERGMPVVPFTEDTEVRWFPTYDLTDGEEKWIPGQFIYMPFRKDPKFITMNTSTGLAAHTNYHKAILTGLMEVLERDSFVITWSQKIVPPKIVIDDDIQRYLDDNFPTKYEWHFFNMTYDLGVPSVFGICFGETEFGKFVAIGGSTRTTFGEAVKKTIHEVGQAIPFFRYSLESRNDWEPDDDFTKLFDFDDHSLLYVKRPDLWGEFNRWTDAPESFEIDFNEVPSTNDIKTIREVTKVLKKKGYNVLVKDLTTPDLRQIGFYSIKVFVPQLIQLAGAYLLYYHGGKRLYEVPNAMGYNANDFDNLNPFPHPFP; translated from the coding sequence ATGGCTGTTACAACACTTGTTAATGTATTAAAAACAATATCGTCGGAAGTAGGAATACTTCAACACGTCGTAAGCTCAACCAGACTCAATGGAGATCCCAAACTACAGGGGTGGGGAATACTTCCTTCAGATACTCGATATTTGAACGCCGAATCTTTTGGAGGACAAAGTGCAGGATGTGCTACAGAGTGGGAAGAGGCGATGCTTGGAACTATTGGTGAAACCGTAGAGCGTTATGCACCGACCTTTCATAACCCAGAAGAAGAGATCTTCAGCAGTTATAAAGATTTAGATAAAAATGGTATTAATCCGAGCGAGTTTGCTCTTTTTCACCACAGCCAGTACAAGACATTTGAAGAGAGAGGGATGCCTGTTGTTCCTTTCACAGAAGATACTGAGGTAAGGTGGTTTCCGACCTACGACCTTACCGATGGGGAAGAGAAGTGGATTCCTGGACAATTCATATATATGCCTTTCCGTAAAGACCCTAAGTTCATTACCATGAACACCTCTACAGGATTGGCAGCACACACCAACTATCATAAGGCCATTTTAACTGGACTCATGGAGGTGTTAGAAAGAGACAGCTTCGTTATTACGTGGTCACAAAAGATTGTTCCACCAAAGATTGTTATCGATGATGATATTCAAAGATATCTTGATGATAATTTCCCTACTAAATATGAGTGGCACTTCTTCAACATGACCTATGACCTAGGAGTACCTTCTGTATTTGGGATCTGCTTTGGAGAGACTGAGTTTGGTAAATTTGTTGCTATTGGAGGATCTACTAGAACAACTTTTGGAGAAGCCGTAAAGAAAACAATACATGAAGTAGGGCAAGCAATCCCATTCTTTAGATACTCCTTAGAGTCTCGAAACGATTGGGAACCAGATGATGATTTCACCAAACTTTTCGATTTCGATGACCACTCCCTTCTATATGTCAAAAGACCTGACTTATGGGGAGAGTTCAATCGTTGGACAGATGCTCCTGAATCATTCGAAATTGATTTTAATGAAGTACCCTCAACCAATGATATAAAGACCATACGAGAGGTTACCAAAGTCTTAAAGAAAAAAGGATACAATGTATTGGTAAAGGACCTTACCACTCCAGATCTTAGACAAATAGGATTCTATAGCATCAAAGTATTCGTACCTCAACTAATACAGCTTGCAGGGGCTTACTTACTATATTATCATGGTGGAAAACGCCTCTATGAAGTACCCAATGCAATGGGATATAACGCTAATGATTTTGATAATTTAAATCCATTTCCACATCCATTCCCTTAA